The Cystobacter fuscus DSM 2262 genomic sequence TCCCGGGTAGCGGAAGCACAAGTCATGAATCAGCGGACCGACCCGAAAGGTGTCCATCATGCCATTGAATGCGAGATTGGCATAACCCGAGGTGAGTGGAATTTCTCGTGCCAGGGCCACAGCCAGTTCCTTCACTCGTGCCGGGCCCTGCTCTTCCAGGTACTCGGTGGGCAGCCAGAACGAAGCACAACAGACCTCATCGGGCGAGTGTATGTAGGTGTCCGTGCCGAGCATCCGACCCCGGTAGTCGAACCGGTATCCACTCCACTGGTCATGGTGCTCCCAGAGCTGGATGACGCAGCCGTCCCAATCGAGCAGTTGCTGCTGGATGTATTCTAGAGCCTCTTTGTCGAGAGATAGAATGTAACCTTCCTCACCCGTGTAGAAACCCAGTTTCTCGATCCCCACGGCTTGGCGATAGATTTCCAACGCGTGGGCGATGGAATGTCCGATCTCCCGGTGTGAGCGCTGGATGAAGAAGTTCATGACGAGCCCATCGCGCAAGATATGGAGCCCGGCCGGCGTATGTCCTTTGAAGTGAGGATAGCGGCCATTCATCAGATGATCTCCCAAGGGGTGACGCGCAAGGCAGCTCCGAAGGCTCTCTCATAGATTTGTCCCTGGTTCTTACCGTAGTAGGGGCTGTCTCGAGGGTAGGCGTTCCATGTGGGTAGGGTGCTTTCGAGGCACGGAAACTTGAAGTCGTAGGTGAATTGAGTCTTCAATGGGTTGTCCTTGGCGTGGATGACAACGTCGGGAACGAGCGTTCCTTTCATGTCCTTGCCTTGATTGGTCCTCATTGATTTCTGGTATTGCTCCGGGCTCACCAACTCGAGTTGGTCTGTTGTTTTATCGTGACGGTATCGTTGTTCCAGGCTGAAGCGCCCTCGCAACAGGTGGTTCAGGCGACTCCTGGCGCATTCGATGGCCTCAGCATGCTTCTCATTACCCAGTTTCATGGCCAGTGTGAGGGCTCTGCCTCCTGCTTTGCGTTCCACAATCTCTTGACATTGCTCCCAGGTCGGGTCTGCGCCAAGGCGTCTGCGATTCACCGTCTCGTGTGCTTGGACGGCGCACTCGCGCAGGATCTTCTCCACGGCCGCGCGCAGTTTCCCGGAGAAGATCTCCCCATCGGACGAGAGCGTCGCCGCCGCGATCACGGTGCCCACCGCCACGGCCGTCCCCTGCGTGCGTGGCGTACTTGGGTGAACCGTCGGCGTGAGGACTCTCACCTCCGCCTCGAGTGTGTTGCACTGGGAGGCATCGTCCAGGTGCTGCTTGACGCAGCAGGAATAGGTGGTGTCCGCGGGGGTGCACACGTCGTCGGACAGCAGGCAGCCCCCGATGCCCCACGAGAGCCCCACGAGCAGTCCGATTCGAGCAAGCACATTCATGTAAGAAGTTCAGCCAGTAGGCCTCTTTGGGGCGCGTGTCCAGTTCGCCGGGGGTACACGCGGCCCTAGCGCACCGCCAGGATGATGCGGTCGTCCAGGTGCTGCCAGAGCACTCCCACGTCCTGGAAGCCCGCGTCGCGAAGCGCCGCCTCGTGCACCTCCAGCAACGGCTCGCTCCAGTCCCGGCGAATGCCGGCGAAGAGGCGCTGGCGCTCCTCGATGAGCGGGCCCATCCCCGGCTCCGCCGCCAGCGCCTTCCACCAGACCTCCCAATCCTCCACTCCCCGCTCGCCGAAAGCCTTCGCCTCATCCCTCCGGCGCGCTTGCTCCGCCAGCCGCTGGAAGGGGCTGGGCCGGCGCGAGAACGGAATGTTGTCGCCGTTGAGGAGCACGCCCCCGGGACGCACCAGTCGTCCCAGTTGGTGGTAGAGCGCCACGAGCCGCTCGGCCGGCAGCCAGTGCAGCGCCGTGGTGCTCAGCACCGCATCCACCGACGACACCTCCAACCGCGCCACCAGGTCCACGGTCATCAGGTCCGCCGCCACCCAGCGCAGCCGCCCCCCTCCATCGCCGAGCGCTCCCCTCCCCAGCGTCAGCAGCACCGGGTCCAGGTCCACCGCGATGCACCGTGCCTTCGGAAAGCGCTCCAGCACGCGTTGGCTGATGGAGCCCGGCCCACACGCCAGGTCCACCAGCACG encodes the following:
- a CDS encoding class I SAM-dependent methyltransferase codes for the protein MTYSPPSLDWRSWLRRWDAQQTGYLPRREQRFEVMLDVLSALLPEEFVLVDLACGPGSISQRVLERFPKARCIAVDLDPVLLTLGRGALGDGGGRLRWVAADLMTVDLVARLEVSSVDAVLSTTALHWLPAERLVALYHQLGRLVRPGGVLLNGDNIPFSRRPSPFQRLAEQARRRDEAKAFGERGVEDWEVWWKALAAEPGMGPLIEERQRLFAGIRRDWSEPLLEVHEAALRDAGFQDVGVLWQHLDDRIILAVR
- a CDS encoding type VI immunity family protein, with protein sequence MNGRYPHFKGHTPAGLHILRDGLVMNFFIQRSHREIGHSIAHALEIYRQAVGIEKLGFYTGEEGYILSLDKEALEYIQQQLLDWDGCVIQLWEHHDQWSGYRFDYRGRMLGTDTYIHSPDEVCCASFWLPTEYLEEQGPARVKELAVALAREIPLTSGYANLAFNGMMDTFRVGPLIHDLCFRYPGLDIVDDNVTYDLGTRPKGAYWLNFYGQPLLDKLGGVAGLRERLTLPGISVEEMQPDKVLVQLGEWPEADGELRPYRQLARVLEPHLYQEARPVLPPEDMRRWERRFLD